In Denticeps clupeoides chromosome 1, fDenClu1.1, whole genome shotgun sequence, a single window of DNA contains:
- the actn1 gene encoding alpha-actinin-1 isoform X1 — MDHFDADENHYMQQEDDWDRDLLLDPAWEKQQRKTFTAWCNSHLRKAGTQIENIEEDFRDGLKLMLLLEVISGERLAKPERGKMRVHKISNVNKALNFIASKGVKLVSIGAEEIVDGNAKMTLGMIWTIILRFAIQDISVEETSAKEGLLLWCQRKTAPYKNVNIQNFHISWKDGLGFCALIHRHRPELIDYGKLRKDDPMTNLNTAFDVAEKYLDIPKMLDAEDIVGTARPDEKAIMTYVSSFYHAFSGAQKAETAANRICKVLAVNQENEQLMEDYEKLASDLLEWIRRTIPWLENRVPENTMQSMQQKLEDFRDYRRLHKPPKVQEKCQLEISFNTLQTKLRLSNRPAFMPSEGKMVSDISNAWGSLEGAEKGYEEWLLNEIRRLERLDHLAEKFRQKAAIHEAWTEGKEEMLQQRDYETASLSEIKALLKKHEAFESDLAAHQDRVEQIAAIAQELNELDYYDSPSVNARCQKICDQWDALGAMTQKRSEALQRTEKLLETIDQLYLEFAKRAAPFNNWMEGAMEDLQDTFIVHTIEEIQGLSTAHEQFKATLPEADKERQAILGIHNEIAKIVQTYHVNMAGTNPYTTINPQEINTKWDKVRQLVPQRDQALIEEHARQQNNERLRRQFANQANVIGPWIQNKMEEIGRISIEMHGTLEDQLNHLRQYEKSIVNYKPKIDQLEGDHQLIQEALIFDNKHTNYTMEHIRVGWEQLLTTIARTINEIENQILTRDAKGISQEQMNEFRASFNHFDRDHSGTLGAEEFKACLISLGFDIGNDPQKRTGLMEAEDFKTCLISMGYNLGEAEFARIMSIVDPNRMGLVTFQAFIDFMSRETADTDTADQVMASFKVLAGDKNYILADELRRELPPDQAEYCIARMAPYTGPDGVPGALDYMSFSTALYGESDL; from the exons ACGTTCACAGCATGGTGTAACTCCCATCTGCGGAAGGCCGGCACTCAGATCGAGAATATCGAGGAGGACTTCAGAGATGGACTCAAActcatgctgctgctggaggtcatttcag GAGAACGCTTGGCCAAGCCAGAGAGAGGGAAGATGAGGGTTCACAAGATCTCCAATGTGAATAAAGCTCTCAActtcattgccagcaaaggagTCAAATTGGTGTCCATTGGTGCTGAGG AGATTGTTGATGGGAATGCAAAGATGACTTTGGGAATGATCTGGACCATAATCCTCCGTTTTGCCATCCAGGACATCTCAGTGGAAG AAACGTCTGCCAAAGAGGGTCTGTTGCTGTGGTGTCAGAGGAAAACCGCCCCctacaaaaatgtcaacatcCAGAACTTTCACATCAG cTGGAAAGATGGCCTGGGATTCTGCGCGCTCATTCACAGACATCGTCCGGAGCTCATTGACTATGGAAAACTGCGCAAG GATGACCCCATGACCAACCTGAACACAGCGTTCGATGTGGCTGAGAAGTACCTGGACATCCCCAAGATGTTGGACGCCGAAG ACATTGTTGGCACCGCCCGCCCTGATGAGAAGGCCATCATGACCTACGTCTCTAGCTTCTACCATGCCTTCTCGGGCGCCCAGAAG GCTGAAACGGCGGCCAACCGTATTTGCAAAGTACTGGCTGTCAATCAGGAGAACGAACAGCTGATGGAGGACTACGAGAAACTTGCCAGCGAT ctgctggagtgGATCCGCCGCACCATCCCATGGCTGGAGAACCGGGTTCCAGAGAACACCATGCAGAGCATGCAGCAGAAGCTGGAAGACTTCCGGGACTACAGACGCCTCCACAAGCCACCCAAAGTGCAGGAGAAATGTCAGCTGGAGATCAGCTTCAACACTCTTCAGACCAAGCTACGCCTCAGCAACAGGCCGGCGTTCATGCCCTCCGAGGGGAAGATGGTTTCG GACATCTCTAACGCATGGGGGAGCCTGGAGGGGGCTGAGAAGGGTTATGAGGAGTGGCTCCTGAACGAGATCCGCAGACTGGAGAGACTCGACCACCTCGCTGAGAAATTTCGCCAGAAAGCTGCCATCCACGAGGCCTGGACTGAAG GTAAGGAGGAGATGTTGCAGCAGCGGGACTATGAGACGGCCTCCCTGTCCGAAATCAAGGCTCTGCTGAAGAAGCACGAGGCGTTCGAGAGCGACCTCGCCGCGCACCAGGACCGGGTGGAGCAGATCGCGGCCATAGCCCAGGAGCTCAA TGAGCTGGACTACTACGACTCTCCTAGCGTGAACGCTCGCTGCCAGAAAATCTGTGACCAATGGGACGCCCTGGGAGCTATGACCCAGAAACGCAGCGAGGCTCTGCAG AGGACTGAGAAGTTGCTGGAGACCATAGACCAGCTGTACTTGGAGTTTGCCAAGCGTGCCGCCCCATTCAACAACTGGATGGAGGGAGCCATGGAGGACCTGCAGGACACGTTCATAGTTCACACCATTGAGGAGATCCAG ggacTGAGCACGGCCCACGAACAGTTCAAGGCAACTCTACCTGAAGCAGACAAGGAGAGGCAGGCCATTTTGGGCATCCACAACGAGATCGCCAAGATTGTGCAGACGTACCATGTGAACATGGCTGGGACCAACCCCTATACCACAATCAACCCTCAGGAGATCAACACCAAGTGGGACAAA GTCAGGCAGCTGGTGCCACAGAGGGATCAGGCCCTGATAGAGGAGCACGCCCGGCAGCAGAACAATGAACGCCTCAGGAGGCAGTTTGCCAACCAGGCCAACGTCATTGGGCCCTGGATTCAAAACAAGATGGAG gagattGGCCGTATCTCCATCGAGATGCATGGTACTCTTGAGGACCAGCTGAACCACCTGCGTCAGTATGAGAAGAGCATTGTGAACTACAAGCCAAAGATCGACCAGCTGGAGGGAGACCACCAGCTCATTCAGGAAGCACTGATCTTCGATAACaaacacaccaactacaccatgGAG CACATCCGTGTCGGCTGGGAGCAGCTCCTCACCACCATTGCCCGCACCATCAATGAGATCGAGAACCAAATTCTCACCAGGGACGCCAAGGGCATAAGCCAAGAACAGATGAACGAGTTCAGGGCCTCCTTCAACCACTTCGACAGG GATCACTCGGGCACACTCGGGGCTGAGGAGTTCAAGGCCTGCCTGATCAGTCTCGGCTTCGATATCGGCAACGACCCGCAG AAGAGAACAGGATTGATGGAAGCAGAGGACTTCAAAACATGCCTGATCTCTATGGGTTACAATCTG GGAGAAGCCGAGTTTGCACGCATCATGAGCATCGTGGATCCCAACAGAATGGGACTGGTTACATTCCAGGCCTTCATCGACTTCATGTCCCGCGAGACTGCAGACACGGATACTGCTGACCAAGTCATGGCCTCCTTTAAAGTGCTGGCTGGAGATAAG AACTATATCCTGGCAGATGAGCTGCGCCGTGAGCTGCCCCCTGACCAGGCAGAGTACTGCATCGCCCGCATGGCACCCTACACCGGCCCCGACGGCGTGCCTGGTGCACTCGACTACATGTCCTTCTCTACTGCCCTCTATGGAGAGAGTGACCTTTGA
- the actn1 gene encoding alpha-actinin-1 isoform X5, which yields MDHFDADENHYMQQEDDWDRDLLLDPAWEKQQRKTFTAWCNSHLRKAGTQIENIEEDFRDGLKLMLLLEVISGERLAKPERGKMRVHKISNVNKALNFIASKGVKLVSIGAEEIVDGNAKMTLGMIWTIILRFAIQDISVEETSAKEGLLLWCQRKTAPYKNVNIQNFHISWKDGLGFCALIHRHRPELIDYGKLRKDDPMTNLNTAFDVAEKYLDIPKMLDAEDIISTLRPDEKAVMTYVSCYYHAFSGKQKAETAANRICKVLAVNQENEQLMEDYEKLASDLLEWIRRTIPWLENRVPENTMQSMQQKLEDFRDYRRLHKPPKVQEKCQLEISFNTLQTKLRLSNRPAFMPSEGKMVSDISNAWGSLEGAEKGYEEWLLNEIRRLERLDHLAEKFRQKAAIHEAWTEGKEEMLQQRDYETASLSEIKALLKKHEAFESDLAAHQDRVEQIAAIAQELNELDYYDSPSVNARCQKICDQWDALGAMTQKRSEALQRTEKLLETIDQLYLEFAKRAAPFNNWMEGAMEDLQDTFIVHTIEEIQGLSTAHEQFKATLPEADKERQAILGIHNEIAKIVQTYHVNMAGTNPYTTINPQEINTKWDKVRQLVPQRDQALIEEHARQQNNERLRRQFANQANVIGPWIQNKMEEIGRISIEMHGTLEDQLNHLRQYEKSIVNYKPKIDQLEGDHQLIQEALIFDNKHTNYTMEHIRVGWEQLLTTIARTINEIENQILTRDAKGISQEQMNEFRASFNHFDRKRTGLMEAEDFKTCLISMGYNLGEAEFARIMSIVDPNRMGLVTFQAFIDFMSRETADTDTADQVMASFKVLAGDKNYILADELRRELPPDQAEYCIARMAPYTGPDGVPGALDYMSFSTALYGESDL from the exons ACGTTCACAGCATGGTGTAACTCCCATCTGCGGAAGGCCGGCACTCAGATCGAGAATATCGAGGAGGACTTCAGAGATGGACTCAAActcatgctgctgctggaggtcatttcag GAGAACGCTTGGCCAAGCCAGAGAGAGGGAAGATGAGGGTTCACAAGATCTCCAATGTGAATAAAGCTCTCAActtcattgccagcaaaggagTCAAATTGGTGTCCATTGGTGCTGAGG AGATTGTTGATGGGAATGCAAAGATGACTTTGGGAATGATCTGGACCATAATCCTCCGTTTTGCCATCCAGGACATCTCAGTGGAAG AAACGTCTGCCAAAGAGGGTCTGTTGCTGTGGTGTCAGAGGAAAACCGCCCCctacaaaaatgtcaacatcCAGAACTTTCACATCAG cTGGAAAGATGGCCTGGGATTCTGCGCGCTCATTCACAGACATCGTCCGGAGCTCATTGACTATGGAAAACTGCGCAAG GATGACCCCATGACCAACCTGAACACAGCGTTCGATGTGGCTGAGAAGTACCTGGACATCCCCAAGATGTTGGACGCCGAAG ATATCATTAGCACGTTGAGGCCAGATGAGAAAGCAGTCATGACTTATGTGTCGTGTTACTACCACGCCTTCTCAGGCAAGCAGAAG GCTGAAACGGCGGCCAACCGTATTTGCAAAGTACTGGCTGTCAATCAGGAGAACGAACAGCTGATGGAGGACTACGAGAAACTTGCCAGCGAT ctgctggagtgGATCCGCCGCACCATCCCATGGCTGGAGAACCGGGTTCCAGAGAACACCATGCAGAGCATGCAGCAGAAGCTGGAAGACTTCCGGGACTACAGACGCCTCCACAAGCCACCCAAAGTGCAGGAGAAATGTCAGCTGGAGATCAGCTTCAACACTCTTCAGACCAAGCTACGCCTCAGCAACAGGCCGGCGTTCATGCCCTCCGAGGGGAAGATGGTTTCG GACATCTCTAACGCATGGGGGAGCCTGGAGGGGGCTGAGAAGGGTTATGAGGAGTGGCTCCTGAACGAGATCCGCAGACTGGAGAGACTCGACCACCTCGCTGAGAAATTTCGCCAGAAAGCTGCCATCCACGAGGCCTGGACTGAAG GTAAGGAGGAGATGTTGCAGCAGCGGGACTATGAGACGGCCTCCCTGTCCGAAATCAAGGCTCTGCTGAAGAAGCACGAGGCGTTCGAGAGCGACCTCGCCGCGCACCAGGACCGGGTGGAGCAGATCGCGGCCATAGCCCAGGAGCTCAA TGAGCTGGACTACTACGACTCTCCTAGCGTGAACGCTCGCTGCCAGAAAATCTGTGACCAATGGGACGCCCTGGGAGCTATGACCCAGAAACGCAGCGAGGCTCTGCAG AGGACTGAGAAGTTGCTGGAGACCATAGACCAGCTGTACTTGGAGTTTGCCAAGCGTGCCGCCCCATTCAACAACTGGATGGAGGGAGCCATGGAGGACCTGCAGGACACGTTCATAGTTCACACCATTGAGGAGATCCAG ggacTGAGCACGGCCCACGAACAGTTCAAGGCAACTCTACCTGAAGCAGACAAGGAGAGGCAGGCCATTTTGGGCATCCACAACGAGATCGCCAAGATTGTGCAGACGTACCATGTGAACATGGCTGGGACCAACCCCTATACCACAATCAACCCTCAGGAGATCAACACCAAGTGGGACAAA GTCAGGCAGCTGGTGCCACAGAGGGATCAGGCCCTGATAGAGGAGCACGCCCGGCAGCAGAACAATGAACGCCTCAGGAGGCAGTTTGCCAACCAGGCCAACGTCATTGGGCCCTGGATTCAAAACAAGATGGAG gagattGGCCGTATCTCCATCGAGATGCATGGTACTCTTGAGGACCAGCTGAACCACCTGCGTCAGTATGAGAAGAGCATTGTGAACTACAAGCCAAAGATCGACCAGCTGGAGGGAGACCACCAGCTCATTCAGGAAGCACTGATCTTCGATAACaaacacaccaactacaccatgGAG CACATCCGTGTCGGCTGGGAGCAGCTCCTCACCACCATTGCCCGCACCATCAATGAGATCGAGAACCAAATTCTCACCAGGGACGCCAAGGGCATAAGCCAAGAACAGATGAACGAGTTCAGGGCCTCCTTCAACCACTTCGACAGG AAGAGAACAGGATTGATGGAAGCAGAGGACTTCAAAACATGCCTGATCTCTATGGGTTACAATCTG GGAGAAGCCGAGTTTGCACGCATCATGAGCATCGTGGATCCCAACAGAATGGGACTGGTTACATTCCAGGCCTTCATCGACTTCATGTCCCGCGAGACTGCAGACACGGATACTGCTGACCAAGTCATGGCCTCCTTTAAAGTGCTGGCTGGAGATAAG AACTATATCCTGGCAGATGAGCTGCGCCGTGAGCTGCCCCCTGACCAGGCAGAGTACTGCATCGCCCGCATGGCACCCTACACCGGCCCCGACGGCGTGCCTGGTGCACTCGACTACATGTCCTTCTCTACTGCCCTCTATGGAGAGAGTGACCTTTGA
- the actn1 gene encoding alpha-actinin-1 isoform X6, translating to MDHFDADENHYMQQEDDWDRDLLLDPAWEKQQRKTFTAWCNSHLRKAGTQIENIEEDFRDGLKLMLLLEVISGERLAKPERGKMRVHKISNVNKALNFIASKGVKLVSIGAEEIVDGNAKMTLGMIWTIILRFAIQDISVEETSAKEGLLLWCQRKTAPYKNVNIQNFHISWKDGLGFCALIHRHRPELIDYGKLRKDDPMTNLNTAFDVAEKYLDIPKMLDAEDIISTLRPDEKAVMTYVSCYYHAFSGKQKAETAANRICKVLAVNQENEQLMEDYEKLASDLLEWIRRTIPWLENRVPENTMQSMQQKLEDFRDYRRLHKPPKVQEKCQLEISFNTLQTKLRLSNRPAFMPSEGKMVSDISNAWGSLEGAEKGYEEWLLNEIRRLERLDHLAEKFRQKAAIHEAWTEGKEEMLQQRDYETASLSEIKALLKKHEAFESDLAAHQDRVEQIAAIAQELNELDYYDSPSVNARCQKICDQWDALGAMTQKRSEALQRTEKLLETIDQLYLEFAKRAAPFNNWMEGAMEDLQDTFIVHTIEEIQGLSTAHEQFKATLPEADKERQAILGIHNEIAKIVQTYHVNMAGTNPYTTINPQEINTKWDKVRQLVPQRDQALIEEHARQQNNERLRRQFANQANVIGPWIQNKMEEIGRISIEMHGTLEDQLNHLRQYEKSIVNYKPKIDQLEGDHQLIQEALIFDNKHTNYTMEHIRVGWEQLLTTIARTINEIENQILTRDAKGISQEQMNEFRASFNHFDRDHSGTLGAEEFKACLISLGFDIGNDPQGEAEFARIMSIVDPNRMGLVTFQAFIDFMSRETADTDTADQVMASFKVLAGDKNYILADELRRELPPDQAEYCIARMAPYTGPDGVPGALDYMSFSTALYGESDL from the exons ACGTTCACAGCATGGTGTAACTCCCATCTGCGGAAGGCCGGCACTCAGATCGAGAATATCGAGGAGGACTTCAGAGATGGACTCAAActcatgctgctgctggaggtcatttcag GAGAACGCTTGGCCAAGCCAGAGAGAGGGAAGATGAGGGTTCACAAGATCTCCAATGTGAATAAAGCTCTCAActtcattgccagcaaaggagTCAAATTGGTGTCCATTGGTGCTGAGG AGATTGTTGATGGGAATGCAAAGATGACTTTGGGAATGATCTGGACCATAATCCTCCGTTTTGCCATCCAGGACATCTCAGTGGAAG AAACGTCTGCCAAAGAGGGTCTGTTGCTGTGGTGTCAGAGGAAAACCGCCCCctacaaaaatgtcaacatcCAGAACTTTCACATCAG cTGGAAAGATGGCCTGGGATTCTGCGCGCTCATTCACAGACATCGTCCGGAGCTCATTGACTATGGAAAACTGCGCAAG GATGACCCCATGACCAACCTGAACACAGCGTTCGATGTGGCTGAGAAGTACCTGGACATCCCCAAGATGTTGGACGCCGAAG ATATCATTAGCACGTTGAGGCCAGATGAGAAAGCAGTCATGACTTATGTGTCGTGTTACTACCACGCCTTCTCAGGCAAGCAGAAG GCTGAAACGGCGGCCAACCGTATTTGCAAAGTACTGGCTGTCAATCAGGAGAACGAACAGCTGATGGAGGACTACGAGAAACTTGCCAGCGAT ctgctggagtgGATCCGCCGCACCATCCCATGGCTGGAGAACCGGGTTCCAGAGAACACCATGCAGAGCATGCAGCAGAAGCTGGAAGACTTCCGGGACTACAGACGCCTCCACAAGCCACCCAAAGTGCAGGAGAAATGTCAGCTGGAGATCAGCTTCAACACTCTTCAGACCAAGCTACGCCTCAGCAACAGGCCGGCGTTCATGCCCTCCGAGGGGAAGATGGTTTCG GACATCTCTAACGCATGGGGGAGCCTGGAGGGGGCTGAGAAGGGTTATGAGGAGTGGCTCCTGAACGAGATCCGCAGACTGGAGAGACTCGACCACCTCGCTGAGAAATTTCGCCAGAAAGCTGCCATCCACGAGGCCTGGACTGAAG GTAAGGAGGAGATGTTGCAGCAGCGGGACTATGAGACGGCCTCCCTGTCCGAAATCAAGGCTCTGCTGAAGAAGCACGAGGCGTTCGAGAGCGACCTCGCCGCGCACCAGGACCGGGTGGAGCAGATCGCGGCCATAGCCCAGGAGCTCAA TGAGCTGGACTACTACGACTCTCCTAGCGTGAACGCTCGCTGCCAGAAAATCTGTGACCAATGGGACGCCCTGGGAGCTATGACCCAGAAACGCAGCGAGGCTCTGCAG AGGACTGAGAAGTTGCTGGAGACCATAGACCAGCTGTACTTGGAGTTTGCCAAGCGTGCCGCCCCATTCAACAACTGGATGGAGGGAGCCATGGAGGACCTGCAGGACACGTTCATAGTTCACACCATTGAGGAGATCCAG ggacTGAGCACGGCCCACGAACAGTTCAAGGCAACTCTACCTGAAGCAGACAAGGAGAGGCAGGCCATTTTGGGCATCCACAACGAGATCGCCAAGATTGTGCAGACGTACCATGTGAACATGGCTGGGACCAACCCCTATACCACAATCAACCCTCAGGAGATCAACACCAAGTGGGACAAA GTCAGGCAGCTGGTGCCACAGAGGGATCAGGCCCTGATAGAGGAGCACGCCCGGCAGCAGAACAATGAACGCCTCAGGAGGCAGTTTGCCAACCAGGCCAACGTCATTGGGCCCTGGATTCAAAACAAGATGGAG gagattGGCCGTATCTCCATCGAGATGCATGGTACTCTTGAGGACCAGCTGAACCACCTGCGTCAGTATGAGAAGAGCATTGTGAACTACAAGCCAAAGATCGACCAGCTGGAGGGAGACCACCAGCTCATTCAGGAAGCACTGATCTTCGATAACaaacacaccaactacaccatgGAG CACATCCGTGTCGGCTGGGAGCAGCTCCTCACCACCATTGCCCGCACCATCAATGAGATCGAGAACCAAATTCTCACCAGGGACGCCAAGGGCATAAGCCAAGAACAGATGAACGAGTTCAGGGCCTCCTTCAACCACTTCGACAGG GATCACTCGGGCACACTCGGGGCTGAGGAGTTCAAGGCCTGCCTGATCAGTCTCGGCTTCGATATCGGCAACGACCCGCAG GGAGAAGCCGAGTTTGCACGCATCATGAGCATCGTGGATCCCAACAGAATGGGACTGGTTACATTCCAGGCCTTCATCGACTTCATGTCCCGCGAGACTGCAGACACGGATACTGCTGACCAAGTCATGGCCTCCTTTAAAGTGCTGGCTGGAGATAAG AACTATATCCTGGCAGATGAGCTGCGCCGTGAGCTGCCCCCTGACCAGGCAGAGTACTGCATCGCCCGCATGGCACCCTACACCGGCCCCGACGGCGTGCCTGGTGCACTCGACTACATGTCCTTCTCTACTGCCCTCTATGGAGAGAGTGACCTTTGA
- the actn1 gene encoding alpha-actinin-1 isoform X2: MDHFDADENHYMQQEDDWDRDLLLDPAWEKQQRKTFTAWCNSHLRKAGTQIENIEEDFRDGLKLMLLLEVISGERLAKPERGKMRVHKISNVNKALNFIASKGVKLVSIGAEEIVDGNAKMTLGMIWTIILRFAIQDISVEETSAKEGLLLWCQRKTAPYKNVNIQNFHISWKDGLGFCALIHRHRPELIDYGKLRKDDPMTNLNTAFDVAEKYLDIPKMLDAEDIISTLRPDEKAVMTYVSCYYHAFSGKQKAETAANRICKVLAVNQENEQLMEDYEKLASDLLEWIRRTIPWLENRVPENTMQSMQQKLEDFRDYRRLHKPPKVQEKCQLEISFNTLQTKLRLSNRPAFMPSEGKMVSDISNAWGSLEGAEKGYEEWLLNEIRRLERLDHLAEKFRQKAAIHEAWTEGKEEMLQQRDYETASLSEIKALLKKHEAFESDLAAHQDRVEQIAAIAQELNELDYYDSPSVNARCQKICDQWDALGAMTQKRSEALQRTEKLLETIDQLYLEFAKRAAPFNNWMEGAMEDLQDTFIVHTIEEIQGLSTAHEQFKATLPEADKERQAILGIHNEIAKIVQTYHVNMAGTNPYTTINPQEINTKWDKVRQLVPQRDQALIEEHARQQNNERLRRQFANQANVIGPWIQNKMEEIGRISIEMHGTLEDQLNHLRQYEKSIVNYKPKIDQLEGDHQLIQEALIFDNKHTNYTMEHIRVGWEQLLTTIARTINEIENQILTRDAKGISQEQMNEFRASFNHFDRDHSGTLGAEEFKACLISLGFDIGNDPQKRTGLMEAEDFKTCLISMGYNLGEAEFARIMSIVDPNRMGLVTFQAFIDFMSRETADTDTADQVMASFKVLAGDKNYILADELRRELPPDQAEYCIARMAPYTGPDGVPGALDYMSFSTALYGESDL; encoded by the exons ACGTTCACAGCATGGTGTAACTCCCATCTGCGGAAGGCCGGCACTCAGATCGAGAATATCGAGGAGGACTTCAGAGATGGACTCAAActcatgctgctgctggaggtcatttcag GAGAACGCTTGGCCAAGCCAGAGAGAGGGAAGATGAGGGTTCACAAGATCTCCAATGTGAATAAAGCTCTCAActtcattgccagcaaaggagTCAAATTGGTGTCCATTGGTGCTGAGG AGATTGTTGATGGGAATGCAAAGATGACTTTGGGAATGATCTGGACCATAATCCTCCGTTTTGCCATCCAGGACATCTCAGTGGAAG AAACGTCTGCCAAAGAGGGTCTGTTGCTGTGGTGTCAGAGGAAAACCGCCCCctacaaaaatgtcaacatcCAGAACTTTCACATCAG cTGGAAAGATGGCCTGGGATTCTGCGCGCTCATTCACAGACATCGTCCGGAGCTCATTGACTATGGAAAACTGCGCAAG GATGACCCCATGACCAACCTGAACACAGCGTTCGATGTGGCTGAGAAGTACCTGGACATCCCCAAGATGTTGGACGCCGAAG ATATCATTAGCACGTTGAGGCCAGATGAGAAAGCAGTCATGACTTATGTGTCGTGTTACTACCACGCCTTCTCAGGCAAGCAGAAG GCTGAAACGGCGGCCAACCGTATTTGCAAAGTACTGGCTGTCAATCAGGAGAACGAACAGCTGATGGAGGACTACGAGAAACTTGCCAGCGAT ctgctggagtgGATCCGCCGCACCATCCCATGGCTGGAGAACCGGGTTCCAGAGAACACCATGCAGAGCATGCAGCAGAAGCTGGAAGACTTCCGGGACTACAGACGCCTCCACAAGCCACCCAAAGTGCAGGAGAAATGTCAGCTGGAGATCAGCTTCAACACTCTTCAGACCAAGCTACGCCTCAGCAACAGGCCGGCGTTCATGCCCTCCGAGGGGAAGATGGTTTCG GACATCTCTAACGCATGGGGGAGCCTGGAGGGGGCTGAGAAGGGTTATGAGGAGTGGCTCCTGAACGAGATCCGCAGACTGGAGAGACTCGACCACCTCGCTGAGAAATTTCGCCAGAAAGCTGCCATCCACGAGGCCTGGACTGAAG GTAAGGAGGAGATGTTGCAGCAGCGGGACTATGAGACGGCCTCCCTGTCCGAAATCAAGGCTCTGCTGAAGAAGCACGAGGCGTTCGAGAGCGACCTCGCCGCGCACCAGGACCGGGTGGAGCAGATCGCGGCCATAGCCCAGGAGCTCAA TGAGCTGGACTACTACGACTCTCCTAGCGTGAACGCTCGCTGCCAGAAAATCTGTGACCAATGGGACGCCCTGGGAGCTATGACCCAGAAACGCAGCGAGGCTCTGCAG AGGACTGAGAAGTTGCTGGAGACCATAGACCAGCTGTACTTGGAGTTTGCCAAGCGTGCCGCCCCATTCAACAACTGGATGGAGGGAGCCATGGAGGACCTGCAGGACACGTTCATAGTTCACACCATTGAGGAGATCCAG ggacTGAGCACGGCCCACGAACAGTTCAAGGCAACTCTACCTGAAGCAGACAAGGAGAGGCAGGCCATTTTGGGCATCCACAACGAGATCGCCAAGATTGTGCAGACGTACCATGTGAACATGGCTGGGACCAACCCCTATACCACAATCAACCCTCAGGAGATCAACACCAAGTGGGACAAA GTCAGGCAGCTGGTGCCACAGAGGGATCAGGCCCTGATAGAGGAGCACGCCCGGCAGCAGAACAATGAACGCCTCAGGAGGCAGTTTGCCAACCAGGCCAACGTCATTGGGCCCTGGATTCAAAACAAGATGGAG gagattGGCCGTATCTCCATCGAGATGCATGGTACTCTTGAGGACCAGCTGAACCACCTGCGTCAGTATGAGAAGAGCATTGTGAACTACAAGCCAAAGATCGACCAGCTGGAGGGAGACCACCAGCTCATTCAGGAAGCACTGATCTTCGATAACaaacacaccaactacaccatgGAG CACATCCGTGTCGGCTGGGAGCAGCTCCTCACCACCATTGCCCGCACCATCAATGAGATCGAGAACCAAATTCTCACCAGGGACGCCAAGGGCATAAGCCAAGAACAGATGAACGAGTTCAGGGCCTCCTTCAACCACTTCGACAGG GATCACTCGGGCACACTCGGGGCTGAGGAGTTCAAGGCCTGCCTGATCAGTCTCGGCTTCGATATCGGCAACGACCCGCAG AAGAGAACAGGATTGATGGAAGCAGAGGACTTCAAAACATGCCTGATCTCTATGGGTTACAATCTG GGAGAAGCCGAGTTTGCACGCATCATGAGCATCGTGGATCCCAACAGAATGGGACTGGTTACATTCCAGGCCTTCATCGACTTCATGTCCCGCGAGACTGCAGACACGGATACTGCTGACCAAGTCATGGCCTCCTTTAAAGTGCTGGCTGGAGATAAG AACTATATCCTGGCAGATGAGCTGCGCCGTGAGCTGCCCCCTGACCAGGCAGAGTACTGCATCGCCCGCATGGCACCCTACACCGGCCCCGACGGCGTGCCTGGTGCACTCGACTACATGTCCTTCTCTACTGCCCTCTATGGAGAGAGTGACCTTTGA